Genomic segment of Maricaulis maris:
AGGATCGTCGAAGAAGGGCGGGTTGAAGAAGACCTGATCGACCTTCAGCGAGGTGCCGAGCTGCATGATGTCGGCATTCTGTGTCCGCACCCGCGCGCCCATGCCATTGGCCGCGGCGTTCTCGGTCGCCAGTGCCGCCGCCTCGGGATCCCGTTCGACGCCCACGAAACTGGCCCCGGTCAGACGCCAGGCGGCGCACAGAAGGGCCGCACCGGCGCCGCAGCCGAACTCGGCCAGCATCTCGCCCTCACCCGCGTTCAGTGCAGCCGCGAGCAGGCCGGCATCCATGCCGGCCCGATAGCCATCCCTGCCCTGGCGCAGCACCACCCGGCCGTCGAGCAGACGATCCAGCGTGGTGGTCATGCGCCGTCTTCCTGCAGCTCCGCCAGCAGGCGCGCGGCCTCGTCGGCATCCTCGTCGATCACCATGATGCGGGTCCGGATCACCGGCAGGCCGCCGCCATACATGGACGACATGCCCTGATCGAGCACGATCGGCTCGATATCCGCATCGCGCAGAAGCGATTGGGCGTAGGAGAGTTTGACCGGGTCATTGGTCCGCAGAACTTCTTTCACGTGTGCGCCTCCGGGCGATCCGGGCCCGGCGGACGAGCGCCGCCGGACCTGTGCTGTTTCGTCACCGCCCCTCGCGCTTGCCGGGCGGTCGCTCGATTTCTATTGTCCAAGGCAAGACTGCATGCATCAAGAGGACAGCTGGCGTGGACAGCATGGTGAGTGTCAAGGCGACAGCCGCGGCGAAGACGGCCGACATCCCCAATGCGGCCGAAGCGCTGGCCGCTTTGGCCTATGATGACATGCGCCGCGTTGATGCCCTGATCATCGAGCGTCTGGACAGCCATGTTGCGCTGATCCCGGAACTCGCCCGCTATCTGATCGAGGCCGGCGGCAAGCGCGTGCGTCCGATGATCACCGTCGCCGCTGCCAACATGATCGGCCATGACGACATCGCACCGCTCAAACTGGCCGCGGCTGTCGAATTCATCCACACCGCCACCCTGCTGCATGACGACGTCGTCGACGAAAGCGGCATGCGACGCGGCAAGGTCGCGGCCAATCTGGTCTGGGGCAATGCCTCCAGCGTGCTGGTCGGCGACTTCCTGTTTGCCCGCTCCTTCTCGCTGATGGTCGAAGCCGGCTCGATGAAGGCGCTTGGCGTGCTTTCCGATGCCGCCTCGACGATCGCCGAGGGCGAGGTGCGCCAGCTCTCCTCGGTCAAGGATGTCGGCGTCTCGGTCGAGACCTACATGCAGATCATCGACGCCAAGACCGCGGCCCTGTTTGCCGCCGCAGCGCAGGTTTCCGGCATTGTCGCGGGACGCTCGATCGAGGAGGAACAGGCGCTGGAAACCTATGGCCGCGAACTCGGCCTCGCCTTCCAGCTGGTCGATGACGCCCTCGACTATGGCGGTGCCTCGGCCAAGCTCGGCAAGTCGACCGGCGATGATTTCCGCGAGGGCAAGGTGACCCTGCCGGTCGCGCTCGCCATCGCCGCGGCCTCCGGCGAGGAAAGTGCGTTCTGGACCCGCGTCATCGCTGAAGGCGAGCAGGCCGACGGTGATTTCGACCAGGCCATTCGGCTGATCCGGACCCATGGCGCACTCGAAGCCACGGTCAACCAGGCCCGCACCCATGCCCGCCGCGCCCGCGAGGCGCTGGCGATCTTCCCGCACAACAAGTGGCGGACCGCCCTGGTCAATCTCGCCGACTTCGTGGTCGACCGGGCCTACTGATACACGTCCAGACCGCGTGAACGGGCCTGCCGGCGCCAGCGCCGGTGCAGCAGGCTGAAAGCGATCACGGCCACTCCGAAGCTCAGCGGCCAGGCGACCGGCGGCAGGGCCGGGGCCAGAAGGGCCAGAGCACCGCAGCCCAAACTCATCCCACCCCAGATCAGCGCCACCCGGCGATGGCTGTGCCCCATGGCGATCAGCAGCTGATAGCTGTGTGCCCGATGCGCGACAAAGGGTGAGCGTCCGGCCCGGACCCGGGCGGCCATGGTCAGGAGGACATCGCCGAGCAGCGGCAGGACGAGAAGCGGGACAAGCCAGACCGAGCCGGATGGTGCGGTGGAGGCCCAGGCCAGCGCCAGTCCGGCGAAGATCACCGCCGCCCCCAGCGAGCCGGCATCGCCGCTGAACAAGGTCCCCCGTGCGGACAGGAGCGGCGCATTCCAGATCGAGAAACCGGCCAATGCGAGCGCCAATGCGAGGGCGCCCAGACCGATGCTGCCGGGTGCCAACCAGGCCAGCGCCAGCGCGGCGGGGATCAGGGCGGCGGCCATCAGACCGTCCGACCCGTCCATGAAGTTGACGGCATTGGCGAGTGTGAACACGAACAGCGCCGAGCCCAGCCAGCCGATCATCCATGGCAGGGCGATGCCAAGCTCGGTGACCGGTCCGGCCATGCCCGCGAGCGCGAGACTGATCAGCGTCAGGACCAGGAATTTCAACCGCTCGCCCAAGGTGAACAGGTCATCGAGAAAGCCCAGCGCTGCGGCCAGCACGGTGCAGATCGCAACACCGGCAAGGGCCGCACCCTCGCTCGGCGCCGCGATCGGGATCAGCCAGAGCGCCGCAAGAAAGCCGGTGACAATTCCCAGCCCGCCGCCGCGCGGCGTCGGGGCGGCGTGGTTGGAGCGTGCATTGGGATGGTCGAGAATACCGGCGCGGCGCACCAGTCCGGCGGTGACCGCGGCAACGATGAAGGCCACCAGCAAAGGCAAGACCGCTCCCGTCATCCGCTCGTCCCGCCGAGCTGAACCGCCACCGCGAACCCGTCCCAGGCCTCGGCGGCCGCTTGGGCACTGGCGCGGTCGCGACAAAGGGCAAAACAGCTCGCTCCGGAGCCCGACATGCGGGCCAGCTCGACCCCGTCGCGCATCCGCAGCCAGTCCAGCGCCGCTGCGATCTCCGGATGCCGGGCAATGGCCGGCGCTTCCAGGTCATTGCGCTCCTCGCGCAGCCAATCGAGGCGGTTATCGCCCATCGGGCCGGCTTCCGCGAGGGCGGCCGGCTCCGCAGCATCGAACGCCTTGAAGATCGGGCCCGTCGGGACGGCAATGCCCGGATTGAGGATGACCGCATCAAACGGATCAAAGGCCGGTAGGATATCAATCCACTCACCGATCCCGCGCATGCGCAGTGGCCGCGAATAGAGACAGGCCGGCACATCCGCGCCAAGGGTCAGGCCAAGCTCGGCGAGACGATCGAGCGGCCAGTCCAGTTCCCAGAGTCGGTTGAGCGCGCGCAGCGTCGCTGCCGCATCGGCCGAGCCGCCACCAAGACCGGCCTCGACCGGAATCTGCTTGTCGAGCCGGATCATGGCACCATCGGCCAGGCCAGCCGCAGACTGCAGGGCCCGGGCCGCCTGCAGGACCAAATTGGACCCGTCGGCGGGCAGCGACCGCGAGGCCTCGCCGGACAGGGTCAGCAGGATGCCCGGGGCCGGCCGCACCTCGACCGTGTCGCCCCAATCGGCGAACACGACGAGGCTATCGAGGGGATGATAGCCATCGGCCCGCGGTGCGCCGACGCGCAGGGTCAGATTGACCTTGGCGGCAGCGCGCTCGCTGAGCACGACGCTACTCACGGCTCGCCGGCAGCGTCTTCCGCCGCCCGGCTGATGTCCTCGACCACCTGATGCGCCTCGCCGGGCGGATGGCCATTGGCGATGCGGTATTCGAGCCCGTCGCGCTGGTCCGGGCTGGGATCGAGATCGAGCGAACGGCGCCACTGGAAACCGGCTTCCAGCTCGCGCCCGACCTGCCAATAGGCATCGCCGAGATGATAATTCGCCGTCGCATTGCCGGGCACGAGCGCCGCAGCGCGCTCGAGCGCCTCGACAGCCGCTTCATAGTTTTGCAGCCGGTAATGCGCCCAACCGAGACTGTCGATGACATTGCCGTTTTCCGGGTCGAGCTCGGCCGCGAGCAGGATCATCTCGAAAGCCTCGTCGATCCGCTCACCGCGGTCGATCCAGAAATAGCCGAGATCATTCAGGATGGCGCTTTCACGCGGCGCCAGCGCCAGAGCGTCAAGATAATGACGTTCGGCAGACGGCCAGTCATCGGCATCGAGATAGCAGGCAGCCGCATAGTAGTGATGACGCCAGCTGCCCGGCTCATTGGCCATGTCCCGCTCGGCGATCACGGCTTCGTAAAGCCCCGTCGCTTCGGAACAGCCGCCCTGGACCCGCAGCAGATCAGCCAGCAGGAGCCGCGCTTCAATATCGCCGGTCTCGTCGACCAGCCGCCGCGCCATCAAGGTCGCCTGCTCGGTCCGGGCCAGCCGCCCCAGCAGCCAGATGCGGTCGAAATCGGCGGCAAAGCGGAACGGGCCCGGTACCACCGCCGCATATTCCACAAGGGCCGCCTCGGGCAGGCCGATGCGCTCCAGCGTCCCGGCCAGGGTCAGCCGCGTCGGGGCATAATCGGGATCGAGGCGCTGGACCATGCGCAGATAGATGGCCGACAGGTCCATGTCCGCCTGACCGGCCAGGTCGGAGGCCGGGCCGAACAGGGAGCGCGCCGCCATTTGCGGAACCGAGAGCCGGCGCTGCGGCCGCTGACCGGCCTCCAGACGGCGCAGGGCCTCATTCACGAAGGGCTCGGCCGGGTTCGCCTCGCGATTGCTCTCATAGAGCACCCACGCATCGTCGATACGGCCCTGTCGCTCCAGAAAATTGCCATACATTTCCGTAGCCAGACGCGGGAAAACCGAGGAATAGGTCGCCGTTCGATAGGCCGCGTCGGCGGCGTCCATTTCCCCGGCGATATCGGCCAGCATCGCCTTGTGCAGCCACAGGTGAGCAGACAGGAAGCCGGGCGCGAGGGTCTCGTTGGCGGCATCCATCGCCGCCACCGTCTGCCCGTCGCCCATCAGCGCCCACTGCAGGAGCAGGTCACGCAGGAGCGTATTGAAAGGGCCGTAATCGGGCGCAGCCTCAAGGCTGGCAATCGCTGCGCGATAGTCGCGGCGCGCGATCTGGTCTGTCGCGACATAGAGTGTCGCCAGGCGGCTCGGATCGCCGGCTTCGACGGTTGTCTGCGCGAGTTGCGCCGCGTGTTCGCCATCACCGGACAGCAGCGTCGTGATGAAGGCGCGGTCGGCGA
This window contains:
- a CDS encoding polyprenyl synthetase family protein is translated as MVSVKATAAAKTADIPNAAEALAALAYDDMRRVDALIIERLDSHVALIPELARYLIEAGGKRVRPMITVAAANMIGHDDIAPLKLAAAVEFIHTATLLHDDVVDESGMRRGKVAANLVWGNASSVLVGDFLFARSFSLMVEAGSMKALGVLSDAASTIAEGEVRQLSSVKDVGVSVETYMQIIDAKTAALFAAAAQVSGIVAGRSIEEEQALETYGRELGLAFQLVDDALDYGGASAKLGKSTGDDFREGKVTLPVALAIAAASGEESAFWTRVIAEGEQADGDFDQAIRLIRTHGALEATVNQARTHARRAREALAIFPHNKWRTALVNLADFVVDRAY
- a CDS encoding DUF2007 domain-containing protein, whose protein sequence is MKEVLRTNDPVKLSYAQSLLRDADIEPIVLDQGMSSMYGGGLPVIRTRIMVIDEDADEAARLLAELQEDGA
- a CDS encoding glycosyltransferase family 4 protein encodes the protein MTGAVLPLLVAFIVAAVTAGLVRRAGILDHPNARSNHAAPTPRGGGLGIVTGFLAALWLIPIAAPSEGAALAGVAICTVLAAALGFLDDLFTLGERLKFLVLTLISLALAGMAGPVTELGIALPWMIGWLGSALFVFTLANAVNFMDGSDGLMAAALIPAALALAWLAPGSIGLGALALALALAGFSIWNAPLLSARGTLFSGDAGSLGAAVIFAGLALAWASTAPSGSVWLVPLLVLPLLGDVLLTMAARVRAGRSPFVAHRAHSYQLLIAMGHSHRRVALIWGGMSLGCGALALLAPALPPVAWPLSFGVAVIAFSLLHRRWRRQARSRGLDVYQ
- a CDS encoding 4-(cytidine 5'-diphospho)-2-C-methyl-D-erythritol kinase, which translates into the protein MSSVVLSERAAAKVNLTLRVGAPRADGYHPLDSLVVFADWGDTVEVRPAPGILLTLSGEASRSLPADGSNLVLQAARALQSAAGLADGAMIRLDKQIPVEAGLGGGSADAAATLRALNRLWELDWPLDRLAELGLTLGADVPACLYSRPLRMRGIGEWIDILPAFDPFDAVILNPGIAVPTGPIFKAFDAAEPAALAEAGPMGDNRLDWLREERNDLEAPAIARHPEIAAALDWLRMRDGVELARMSGSGASCFALCRDRASAQAAAEAWDGFAVAVQLGGTSG
- a CDS encoding tetratricopeptide repeat protein; the protein is MSSPVRILALLLAASALTSCASSTAPPDDETSVYGAFLAARYAGVNRDVDGAAANYTRALGQAPGNATLADRAFITTLLSGDGEHAAQLAQTTVEAGDPSRLATLYVATDQIARRDYRAAIASLEAAPDYGPFNTLLRDLLLQWALMGDGQTVAAMDAANETLAPGFLSAHLWLHKAMLADIAGEMDAADAAYRTATYSSVFPRLATEMYGNFLERQGRIDDAWVLYESNREANPAEPFVNEALRRLEAGQRPQRRLSVPQMAARSLFGPASDLAGQADMDLSAIYLRMVQRLDPDYAPTRLTLAGTLERIGLPEAALVEYAAVVPGPFRFAADFDRIWLLGRLARTEQATLMARRLVDETGDIEARLLLADLLRVQGGCSEATGLYEAVIAERDMANEPGSWRHHYYAAACYLDADDWPSAERHYLDALALAPRESAILNDLGYFWIDRGERIDEAFEMILLAAELDPENGNVIDSLGWAHYRLQNYEAAVEALERAAALVPGNATANYHLGDAYWQVGRELEAGFQWRRSLDLDPSPDQRDGLEYRIANGHPPGEAHQVVEDISRAAEDAAGEP
- a CDS encoding tRNA1(Val) (adenine(37)-N6)-methyltransferase; the encoded protein is MTTTLDRLLDGRVVLRQGRDGYRAGMDAGLLAAALNAGEGEMLAEFGCGAGAALLCAAWRLTGASFVGVERDPEAAALATENAAANGMGARVRTQNADIMQLGTSLKVDQVFFNPPFFDDPSALRAPKDEKRAAWLTGDVPFADWVRCAARALKAKGKLTLIHRADRLADILTALDRSFGSVVIKPIHPRAGEPAKRVIVQATIGGKAPLVLLAPLVLHEGEGHSPEADAILRGRAVLEMG